From Penaeus vannamei isolate JL-2024 chromosome 40, ASM4276789v1, whole genome shotgun sequence, the proteins below share one genomic window:
- the LOC113815743 gene encoding putative per-hexamer repeat protein 5, whose translation MDGDGNGASGKDRDERDESGEKQDNLRVTKTGRCRGDDSRPPTSPTPSLATILAPIVRDGMGATRENIRLGYGTGRGYPGLAYGTGRGYPGLGYGTGRGYPGLGYGTGHGYPGLGYGTGHGYPGLGYGTGRGYLGLGYGTGRGYPGLGYGTGRGYPGLGYGTGLGYGTGRGYPGLGYGTGRGYLGLGYGTGRGYLGLGYGTGRGYPGLGYDTGLGYGTGLGYGTGRGYPGLGYGTGRGYPGLGYGTGLGYGIGSGYGTGLGYPGLGYGTGRGYAGLGYSTGRGYPGLGYGTGLGYGIGSGYGTGRGYPGLGYGTGLGYGTGRGYPGLGYGTGLGYGTGRGYPGLGYGTGRGYPGLGYGTGLGYGTGLGYGTGHGYPGLGYGTGRGYPGLGYGTGLGYGTGLDYGTGRGYPVLGMDNDKDHFAGYATTNTVVFTGTESDAGPNFGFALGSGGFGVGPGIGASLSTGSGMGASLGTGSGMGASLGTGSGMGASLSTGSGMGASLGTVSGMRASLGTGSGMGASLGTGSGMGASLGTGSGMGASLGTGSGMGASLGTVSGMGDSLGTVSGMRASLGTGSGMGDSLGTVSGMRASLGTGSGMGASFGTRSGMGASLGTGSGMGASLGTGSGMGASLGTGSGMGASLGTGSGIGASLSSGSGMGASLGTVYGTARGYPGLGYGTGLGYGTGRGYPGLGYGTGRGYPGLGYGTGRGYPGLDYGTGLGYGTGRGYPELDYGTGRGYPVLGMDNDKDHFSGYATTNTVVFTGTESDAGPNFGFALGSGGFGVGPGIGASLASGSGMGASLGTVSGMGASLGSGGFEVGPGMGVSLGTGYGMRASRGIGSGMGASFGTRSGMGASLGTGSGMGASLGTGSGMGASLGTGSGMGASLGTGSGMGASRGSGSGMGASLGTGSGINALLQTKPGYVPRFGGTSGKGSGISVGLGGGGK comes from the exons ATGGACGGCGACGGCAATGGCGCTTCTGGCAAGGACAGGGACGAAAGGGATGAAAGTGGCGAAAAACAAGATAATCTCAGGGTTACGAAGACGGGGCGT TGCCGTGGGGACGACTCccgaccccccacctccccaactccTTCATTAGCGACAATTTTGGCCCCGATAGTAAGAGATGGCATGGGCGCTACCAGGGAGAATATAa GGCTCGGCTATGGCACAGGACGCGGATACCCAGGACTCGCCTATGGCACAGGACGCGGATACCCAGGACTCGGCTATGGCACAGGACGCGGATACCCAGGACTCGGCTATGGCACAGGACACGGATACCCAGGACTCGGCTATGGCACAGGACACGGATACCCAGGACTCGGCTATGGCACGGGACGCGGATACCTAGGACTCGGCTATGGCACAGGACGCGGATACCCAGGACTCGGCTATGGCACAGGACGCGGATACCCAGGACTCGGCTATGGCACAGGACTCGGCTATGGCACGGGACGCGGATACCCAGGACTCGGCTATGGCACGGGACGCGGATACCTAGGACTCGGCTATGGCACGGGACGCGGATACCTAGGACTCGGCTATGGCACAGGACGCGGATACCCAGGACTCGGCTATGACACAGGACTCGGCTATGGCACAGGACTCGGCTATGGCACGGGACGCGGATACCCAGGACTCGGCTATGGCACGGGACGCGGATACCCAGGACTCGGCTATGGCACAGGACTCGGCTATGGCATAGGATCCGGCTATGGCACAGGACTCGGATACCCAGGACTCGGCTATGGCACGGGACGCGGATACGCAGGACTCGGCTATAGCACAGGACGCGGATACCCAGGACTCGGCTATGGCACAGGACTCGGCTATGGCATAGGATCCGGCTATGGCACAGGACGCGGATACCCAGGACTCGGCTATGGCACAGGACTCGGCTATGGCACGGGACGCGGATACCCAGGACTCGGCTATGGCACAGGACTCGGCTATGGCACAGGACGTGGATACCCAGGACTCGGCTATGGCACAGGACGTGGATACCCAGGACTCGGCTATGGCACAGGACTCGGCTATGGCACAGGACTCGGCTATGGCACAGGACACGGATACCCAGGACTCGGCTATGGCACGGGACGCGGATACCCAGGACTCGGCTATGGCACAGGACTCGGCTATGGCACAGGACTCGACTATGGCACAGGACGCGGATACCCAGTGCTCGGAATGGACAATGACAAGGACCACTTCGCAGGCTACGCCACCACGAACACAGTGGTCTTCACGGGCACCGAATCGGACGCTGGCCCGAACTTCGGCTTCGCACTTGGTAGCGGAGGATTTGGAGTCGGGCCTGGTATAGGAGCCTCACTTAGTACCGGATCTGGTATGGGAGCCTCACTTGGTACCGGATCTGGTATGGGAGCCTCACTTGGTACCGGATCTGGTATGGGAGCCTCACTTAGTACCGGATCTGGTATGGGAGCCTCACTTGGTACCGTATCTGGTATGAGAGCCTCACTTGGTACCGGATCTGGTATGGGAGCCTCACTTGGTACCGGATCTGGTATGGGAGCTTCACTTGGTACCGGATCTGGTATGGGAGCCTCACTTGGTACCGGATCTGGTATGGGAGCCTCACTTGGTACCGTATCTGGTATGGGAGACTCACTTGGTACCGTATCTGGTATGAGAGCCTCACTTGGTACCGGATCTGGTATGGGAGACTCACTTGGTACCGTATCTGGTATGAGAGCCTCACTTGGTACCGGATCTGGTATGGGAGCCTCATTTGGTACCAGATCTGGTATGGGAGCCTCACTTGGTACCGGATCTGGTATGGGAGCCTCACTTGGTACCGGATCTGGTATGGGAGCCTCACTTGGTACCGGATCTGGTATGGGAGCCTCACTTGGTACCGGATCTGGTATAGGAGCCTCACTTAGTAGCGGATCTGGTATGGGAGCCTCACTTGGTACCGTATATGGCACAGCACGTGGATACCCAGGACTCGGCTATGGCACAGGACTCGGCTATGGCACAGGACGTGGATACCCAGGACTCGGCTATGGCACAGGACGTGGATACCCAGGACTCGGCTATGGCACAGGACGTGGATACCCAGGACTCGACTATGGCACAGGACTCGGCTATGGCACGGGACGCGGCTACCCAGAACTCGACTATGGCACAGGACGCGGATACCCAGTGCTCGGAATGGACAATGACAAGGACCACTTCTCAGGCTACGCCACCACGAACACAGTGGTCTTCACGGGCACCGAATCGGACGCTGGCCCGAACTTCGGCTTCGCACTTGGTAGCGGAGGATTTGGAGTCGGGCCTGGTATAGGAGCCTCACTTGCTAGCGGATCTGGTATGGGAGCTTCACTTGGTACCGTATCTGGTATGGGAGCCTCACTTGGTAGCGGAGGATTTGAAGTCGGCCCTGGTATGGGAGTCTCACTTGGTACCGGATATGGTATGAGAGCCTCACGAGGTATCGGATCTGGTATGGGAGCCTCATTTGGTACCAGATCTGGTATGGGAGCCTCACTTGGTACCGGATCTGGTATGGGAGCCTCACTTGGTACCGGATCTGGTATGGGAGCCTCACTTGGTACCGGATCTGGTATGGGAGCCTCACTTGGTACCGGATCTGGTATGGGAGCCTCACGTGGTAGCGGATCTGGTATGGGAGCCTCACTTGGTACCGGATCTGGTATCAACGCCTTACTTCAGACCAAACCAGGGTACGTCCCACGGTTTGGTGGTACCTCTGGAAAAGGTAGCGGTATCAGTGTCGGTCTTGGCGGTGGAGGGAAATAG